The Juglans regia cultivar Chandler chromosome 16, Walnut 2.0, whole genome shotgun sequence nucleotide sequence TTAATTATATCAAactgtgtatgtatatattatttttattcatgcaacttttttttaaaactctctttttttttttttgaaaaaaaaaattctatttttatgggccCCATTTTAAGCCTATTTTTAGCTGTTTCTGGCCAAAATGGTCCAGAAACCGCTTCTTTGGCCCATAAGCAATGCGGGGGGCGGACGGAGGACCCCCTCCACCCGCACCCTATTATCCTGCCGTAGgggtgggtagcacccctaggcAGGGCAATGTGTATTCCCAGGGATTGAAGTATGGTTAGGTTCTAGGGCAATAGTATTGGTAGGGGAAGGGGTATTGGTAAGGGTAAGAGAGCTATCACTGAAATCCTTTTGAGAAGATATTTCTGATTCtccaacacaataaaaaattagaaaatcaagTAACATAAGACCTTAAGGgttcaatctgaaaccctaaattgatgtAGGGGTTTCAATCCAACAAATTCGTTCAATTTCAAATACATGCACAAATCAGAATTCAtagcacacaaattcacaatcattCATATCCTCCATCTTCGATTTGACCCATCCTTCATCCAATCTTCAACCcaaaactcaagaaaaaaaaaatctaggttCCAATCAAGGTCCGAAGTAAGGAGTCTTACCTTTGGTGCAGCAAACGATGGACGGAGAGACAACGAGTCTCAATCTTCAGATGTTGTGctcgtgtgagagagagagagagagagagagagagagagagagagagggggattggagtagggttaggttctgGGGCAATAATACTGGTTGGGGCAGGAGTACTAGTAGGAGTAGGAGAGCTATCACTGAAATCTCTTTGAGAAGATATTTCTGATTCtccaacacaataaaaaattagaaaatcaagCAACATAAGACCTTAGGAgttcaatctgaaaccctaaattgatttaggggtttcaacAAATTCGTTCAATTTCAAATACATGCACAAATCAGAATTCAtagcacacaaattcacaatcattCATATCCTCTATCTCCGATTTGACCCATGCTTCCTCCAATCTTCAACCcaaaactcaagaaaaaaaaaatctaggttCCAATCAAGGTCCGGAGTAAGAGACAGAGAAACAAATAGAGCGCAAGAAAGTCTGAGTCTGAGAGAGAATTCGAGAAGCTAGAAGGTTGAACGGGCCAAAAGGGTGGGACTTAACAGGTAAAATGAAACGACGCAGTTTTGTGATGgacaaaacgacatcgtttcacTTGTggagtgtttttttattttattatatatatataatataaatatattatatattatgctgGGCTGGGGAAAAAAGAAGCGAGGCTTAGCCCCTTCCATCCCCCACCTTCGCTGGAGGTCTCTGGTGTGGGTGGGGCCCCCCGCATATGCGGAATGGAACCCTTGCGTCTCATGGGCGGGGGCAGGGTGAACGAGGCAGTGTAGCGGGGCCCCACTGCTCACCCCtaatctcaacttactattattcataaaaaaactcaattcatctcaacttagaTCAATATCCAAAAGAGACCTATTCTTTTCAATGTTAAAGGACTTATTAAGCATATATGCCCCCCAAAAAAGGCACATATGTATATTGTAACTCTCAAATATgtctattaaatatatttattttttattttcattaaaaaattaattattagtaaatttatatttttttaatgattacaaatattttttaaaaagaaaaaaattcatttatatttatatgcatatttgagaAGCATATTTTGGTTTGGTGTACACCAAGCATTCTCCCATTAAAACCCAAattaaatcaaatcaaattcaaCAACCACAAACCACCACGAATCCATCATTATTAATCAATGAACCGagagatttttataattaatgaattGAGAGATTTCACCTCTACTAGAAGTGCTATCCGCCCCTAAGAGATGGGGCCACCCCTTCCCCCCATCCCGCCTCGCATGGAAagggggggtggggttttctCCCCGCACCCGAAATGTGGGGGTAGGGTACCCCGCCCTGTTGGGTTGGACtgtctacttaaaaaaaaaattatattttacttgatttaaaaattatttataagtctaaaagtaattaaaaatatatttttagacctaaattataaatttaaatgttgtaaatatgactataatttaaaaactatataattttaaatttgctagtccatattttgtataaattgtaatataaaTTGTAAAACGGGACCCCCCCGCCGCCCACCCCTGGTCCTCTACTTAGCTCTCAAGCTCTGTTTCCAGTTTACTCCCTTTCTTTCtgaaccctaaccaaaataaatagataaaagcTCAAAGCTATTACGCTCAGCCATTTCCCCTGCTACTTCCAATTCCATTTCCTTTCTCTCCGCTTTCGCCTAATTTTTTACCCTTAATTGCGTTTCATTAGGCTCAGCCATTTCCTCTGCTACTTCCAATTCCATCTCCTTTCTGTTCGCTTTTGCCTAATTTTTACCCTTAATTGCGTTTCTGTGTACGTTTATGCTgaattctttcatttctctctcactttgtACATAAACATACATGTAGAAATTAAGATTTAATGcagatttcttttttcttttttacttttgcaATTTGAATGTGCGTTGGTTAAtgcattgattttttattttctcactaTAGGGTTTATCGTTTAAGGCTATAAAGAAGTTGATTTGTTAAGGATATAAAGGTCCTTTATTTCAATGATATGTAGTTACATAATCAATTTCTTTATAGGGGTTCGGGTTCTTGAGGAATCGATTGGAATTTCGGTATTCAATTTACGTTGTCGGGGTTAtctatatttctaatttctgtTTGATTTGGGTATGTGTtcttttaccgatcaaaaagaaaattgtgttttatttggatatGTGCGGATTCCTTTCGCTGTTTGCCGTTAACAACAATACTTAGGAATATAGTGTTACCCATGGTTAGTTTTCCGCGCAATCTAGTTTCTGCTTGCGGTGGCTTGTGTTTTGGATTGTTTGCTTCCATCTTGAAACATGTATTTTAGGCCTTCGAAAAAATGAGcttgaaaataactttttttgcctcaatttggaaaatttgattcaagatTTGTTTTTCTCTGACCATGAAAGGCCCGGTTTTGAAAATCCTATGAAGCCCTTGTTAGACAGAAAAGATGATATATTGTTCAAATCAAATGTTTATAATATTGAAATGCGTTCTTGATACTGAAAACATGATGGGTTGTAGGACAAGCAATGTGTATGCGACTGTAATACGTAAGACATGCATGCCTGGAGTGTGAAATTAGAAGTATATTGTAGCTGGACAGGAAAGAGGTTTTAGTCCATGATTCTATTGCGTGTAACCTGACTATGAAATGGGTTTCTTTGTAGGGGTGGTAGTGAGGACACATTTTTGCGGTGTTCTAGAATAGGGTGGGGTTATTGTTCAAATGGCTTCTGTGTCGAGTCAGCAACAGTTTCGTTACACCCAACCTCCATCGAAGGTGCTTCATTTGCGAAACTTACCATGGGAGTGCATTGAGGAGGAACTGATTGAACTTGGAAAGCCATTTGGTAAAGTTGTGAACACAAAGTGCAATGTTGGAGCGAACAGAAATCAGGCTTTTATTGAATTCGTAAGTGCAATTTTGTAGTATCCTagatttataatgatttcaaattCAAGAGACACTATTACTGTAATCGTGACTTTTACTAGTAAAGGCttcatttgaatagtgagatgagatgatctgtgaatattagtgaaatggtttgtgaatagtagtgaaatggtttgagttaatatgttttatggggttttgggaaatgagagagaaaaagttgaataaaaatattataaagttaaaatattattagaatataattttttaatattatttttgttttaagatttgaaaaacttaaattgttttttatattttgtttgaaagtttagaaaagttgtaatgattaggtaacgattagatgaaaaagttgaagatttgaaattgagaagtgtttgtgtttgtggtgtttagatattgagatgagatgggatgagttgGGAGCACTTTGCtgtccaaaccaggcctaagcGTATTTCCTTGGGTCCTTACAAACTTGTATTGGTTTTTATCTTTCCTCCTGCTATTTATGTTGTATGACATCCTTCATTTTCTACATCTTGGTTTCTTCAGGCTGATTTAAATCAAGCTATTgcaatgatatcatattatgCATCATCCTCTGAGCCAGCTCAAGTGCGTGGCAAAACTGTCTACCTACAGTACTCAAATAGGCAAGAAATAGTAAATAACAAAACTACTGCAGATGTTGCTGGGAATGTACTGTTAGTTACAATAGAGGGTGCAGATGCACGCCTTGTCAGCATTGATGTGTTACATTTGGTAAGCAAATTGCATGCTTTCCTTTACCGTTTAAGAGGTAAACTTGTGACTATAAGGATGCGTCCACTGAGTTATTGTAATAGGTTGTGTCATGTTTTGGAAAGCTTTTCTTTGACATAAATGTAAATGGATCAGCAGGCCCATGTCAAGGCAATAACTTCGATGGCAGCTTAGTGCATCGTGAGAAAGAGCACATGTGTGTTTGtcttctttctcctttcctTAACACTGCCTCTTTCTTCCCTACTCTTCCTCCTCAACTTCCTATTCCTACCATAGTTTAGGCcttaatcattttcttttctcttgtgCATTCCTCTTACTCTATTTTTTGCGATTTTTGCTAGTAGCATAGCTACATCCAGTATAGTTGTTATGGAATTTTGTGTTACTCAGTTATTAATCTTTGTGATTCTCTCGTAGTCATAGTTTTAGTTGGTTTTGATAATTTAGGTTTGTGCAGCAAAGTCCACACAAGCTTTATGATGCTCTGATCTTCCTCTACTGGgagaatataaaatttcatgGGAAAAGATTGTTCTCCTACCCTTCTTATTATTGAGCTAATGATTTTCTGTGAATTATATGAGGTATTATAGCCTTAGACACTAGTTTGTAGGTGAATAAATTTTTAACCTTGCAAATATTTGATACCGATGGACATGCCCAGCAGCATGATCCTGTTAGCATTTTTCAATGTGAATATGGAAGGACTTCCAGAAGTTGTTAGTTAGccacttttgtttttcctttattCACATATAATCATTGGGTTATCTGTgggaattatttatttcataaacaCTAAGTTTAGCTGAAGTTCGAGCTTGAAGATTTTTCTTAGAATTTCTTTGGCAATAATGTGGATGCTTagctatattattttcaaactttttcttttttttcatgtcctacaattctttgttattttttccaaatatataaaatgcTAATTCCTATTCCTAGTGGCATGTGTAATTGATAAAATCTGTCAGTTGTCCTTGTTTGCTCAAGGtcttgaaattttgaatttataagaCCTTCCTGTTTTCTGCACTCATTCTGGAATGAGTTAATAGATGCTATTGGTTCTTGAGTTCAcaggatttttgtttttgtttatcttTCTGAAAGTTATTTAGTggtgcagtttttttttttttttttttggctctttttaccaatcaaaaaaaatttggtgATGCAGGTTTTTTCAGCTTTTGGGTTTGTGCATAAGATTACTACCTTTGAGAAGACAGCTGGATTCCAGGTTTCTtaaactttctttttccttcactttGTTCTCCCAGCATTTGAATACATGCTCATTTTGAatatcttcctttttctttccaggCGTTGGTACAATTTTCAGATACAGAAACTGCCTCTTCTGCAAAGAATGCCTTAGATGGAAGAAGCATTCCTAGGTGACAGTTGTATTGTTTGTTTGACATGGTATTTAGTCCAACTTCCATGAAACGTATGGCTGTTATGTGGCTCATGCATTGAGACAAGTAGCCCATTGGACGTTAGACAGCAGTTGTGCTATAACTGATCTGTCAGACTCCAATTGGACTTTTAAACATCTCTTGCTCTACCtgtttctatatattttataattgaataCACGGAAAATATTGGTATGCTGTGTTGTGCCAACAGGTCCTTGATCCCGGCATTTTCATGTGCTCCATGGACAAGCTGTGCACTTTATATACATTTTTCTGTTAGCTGTTCCTGCATTGTGATTTACTGATATTTTTTGACCCTGGCTTCAGGTATCTTCTTCCTGAGCATGTTGGACCCTGCAACCTTAGGATCACGTATTCTGCACACACAGATTTGAGTGTGAAATTCCAGAGCCATCGGAGCAGGTAATTCTGTCTCTTCATCTGAGCATcaagtattttgattttttttttcaattttctggaaaatagtttccgGGCCAACAGCTTTATAGATTTCATGGAATtgtgttctttttcttcatccctATGGTTTGGTGTTTCCTATCCTTGTTCTGTATTTGGGTTGCACCCCTTTGCGATTTGAATTAAAGTTAATATGACTTATCCAAAAAGACAGTATCCTATATTTCTGTATTTCTACTTGTTTTGTACTTAAAATGTATCTTTCCCTCATTGATTGTAGACAAGTCATGTATGCAAGTTTCTTATCCCTTTTTCTGTTGATTCAGGGACTATACTAATCCTTACCTTCCTGTTGCTCCTTCAGCGATAGATGGAAGTGGTCAGGTAAGGCTATGGGAATTGACACTTCCTGTAACTATGCAGACATCTAGGTGGTGGCACTCAAATAATCTATTGGGCATTCTTAGTTGTGGCCATCAAAGGTGTTACACAGGCTATTGATTACTGATTTTGAGATAAGAGGGCTCTACTGGTAGAGGCTATCACACTCACAATCATACACAAtctgatgattttttttttttggtatcatTGGGTCACTACTGCAAAGCATTGTCATGCATGTCAATACTTAATAagcttaaatttttgtttatgagAGATCTTTAAAATGTTAGATATTTCTTGTGGTttgattaaatggatttttTCCCTTGTCATTGCAGTTAACTGTGGGTTTGGATGGGAAAAAACTAGAACCAGAGAGTAACGTGCTTCTTGCATCTATTGAAAACATGCAGTACGCCGTCACCTTGGATGCTTTACATATGGTACCTATCATAatacatagcaattgtt carries:
- the LOC108982724 gene encoding polypyrimidine tract-binding protein homolog 2-like isoform X1; this encodes MASVSSQQQFRYTQPPSKVLHLRNLPWECIEEELIELGKPFGKVVNTKCNVGANRNQAFIEFADLNQAIAMISYYASSSEPAQVRGKTVYLQYSNRQEIVNNKTTADVAGNVLLVTIEGADARLVSIDVLHLVFSAFGFVHKITTFEKTAGFQALVQFSDTETASSAKNALDGRSIPRYLLPEHVGPCNLRITYSAHTDLSVKFQSHRSRDYTNPYLPVAPSAIDGSGQLTVGLDGKKLEPESNVLLASIENMQYAVTLDALHMVFSAFGPVQKIAMFDKNGGVQALIQYPDVQTAVVAKEALEGHCIYDGGFCKLHISYSRHTDLSIRVNNDRSRDYTIPNNPVVNPQPSVLGNQSVSVMGPTVQYNRTPFTPTPEHPVMPQPSAGWGHGVPPMPQSMPMQMHNNPYMPPGTMPFQVSPGMMQSSIQSGIPQSSMLPRYGSGQMQ
- the LOC108982724 gene encoding polypyrimidine tract-binding protein homolog 2-like isoform X2; amino-acid sequence: MISYYASSSEPAQVRGKTVYLQYSNRQEIVNNKTTADVAGNVLLVTIEGADARLVSIDVLHLVFSAFGFVHKITTFEKTAGFQALVQFSDTETASSAKNALDGRSIPRYLLPEHVGPCNLRITYSAHTDLSVKFQSHRSRDYTNPYLPVAPSAIDGSGQLTVGLDGKKLEPESNVLLASIENMQYAVTLDALHMVFSAFGPVQKIAMFDKNGGVQALIQYPDVQTAVVAKEALEGHCIYDGGFCKLHISYSRHTDLSIRVNNDRSRDYTIPNNPVVNPQPSVLGNQSVSVMGPTVQYNRTPFTPTPEHPVMPQPSAGWGHGVPPMPQSMPMQMHNNPYMPPGTMPFQVSPGMMQSSIQSGIPQSSMLPRYGSGQMQ